From Mucilaginibacter inviolabilis, a single genomic window includes:
- a CDS encoding SDR family oxidoreductase, with translation MKKVILVTGASSGLGLATASALSAQGHTVYGTSRDLKRISNVSFTPLEMDVTNDASVNTAVATIIKAEGRIDVVVNNAGNGIAAPLYAVQVDDAKKQFEVNFFGVVRVNSAVLPGMIERKQGLVINISSLAGLFGLPYQGLYAASKFAVEGYSQSLRMELQNTGVKVAVVNPGDFKTDFTGSREKVTFTLSNEQLKKEFEAAVASMEKDESIGGEASKVAEQVCKIVAKSKPAHNYLVGALGQTIVPTLKAILPGSIFVKLMNDHYGIK, from the coding sequence ATGAAGAAAGTAATTTTAGTAACCGGAGCATCATCTGGTTTGGGCCTGGCTACGGCCAGCGCGCTATCGGCCCAGGGGCATACGGTTTATGGCACCAGCCGCGACCTGAAACGCATCAGCAATGTATCGTTTACCCCCCTGGAGATGGATGTTACTAACGATGCCTCGGTGAATACAGCCGTTGCTACTATCATCAAAGCCGAAGGCCGTATTGATGTGGTAGTAAATAATGCGGGTAACGGTATTGCCGCCCCATTGTACGCAGTGCAGGTTGATGATGCCAAAAAACAGTTCGAGGTGAACTTTTTTGGTGTAGTACGTGTAAACAGCGCCGTACTGCCGGGGATGATAGAAAGAAAACAGGGGTTAGTGATCAACATCAGTTCATTGGCCGGTTTGTTTGGCTTGCCCTACCAGGGTTTATACGCAGCCTCTAAATTTGCTGTTGAAGGTTATTCACAGAGCTTGCGCATGGAGCTGCAAAACACAGGCGTTAAAGTTGCCGTAGTAAATCCTGGCGATTTTAAAACCGACTTTACCGGCAGCCGTGAAAAAGTAACCTTCACTCTATCCAATGAGCAGTTGAAAAAAGAATTTGAAGCCGCTGTTGCCAGCATGGAAAAAGACGAAAGCATTGGTGGCGAAGCCAGTAAAGTAGCCGAGCAGGTTTGCAAAATTGTGGCTAAATCAAAACCAGCACATAACTACCTGGTAGGAGCGTTAGGGCAAACCATTGTGCCTACACTTAAAGCCATACTGCCTGGCTCTATATTTGTAAAACTGATGAATGATCATTACGGGATAAAATAA
- a CDS encoding MFS transporter, which translates to MEAVKNNKKTIWAWAMFDWANQAYNMVILSTIFPAYYVAITQDKNPGAMVTFFGHRYINTVLSTYVLGLSYLIIVVILPILTSIADYKGHKKLYMQLFTWMGSLSCAAMFFFTMNTFTFSMVCYGLASIGYCGGFVFYNSYLPQIATLDQQDAVSAKGFIYGFAGSIVVQVLCFVFVLSPKTFGITDDVAARLSFLIVGIWWIGFSFIAFYMLPKGQPNAGSHEYNVFTGGFRELAKVWKKVKQLPLLKRFLPAFFFYSVGVQTILLVAANFGAKELKMPEEDLIIIILLIQIVAIIGAAITAKMSAKYGNTKVLAGIVGIWCLICGSVYFVANAHQFYAAAVVVGLVMGGVQSLSRSTFSKYIPANIPDTASYFSFYDVTEKLSIVVGLFSFGFVESLTHEMRDSALMLDGFFAMGLILLLSLIVMEARVRSAESVAV; encoded by the coding sequence ATGGAAGCAGTTAAAAATAACAAGAAAACCATTTGGGCCTGGGCCATGTTTGATTGGGCCAACCAGGCTTATAATATGGTGATTTTATCTACCATATTCCCGGCTTATTATGTAGCCATTACCCAGGATAAAAATCCGGGGGCTATGGTTACCTTTTTTGGTCACCGGTATATCAACACGGTATTGTCTACCTATGTATTAGGCTTATCGTATCTTATTATAGTAGTGATTTTGCCGATACTGACCTCAATTGCTGATTATAAGGGCCATAAAAAGCTATACATGCAATTGTTTACCTGGATGGGTAGCTTATCATGCGCGGCCATGTTCTTTTTCACCATGAATACTTTTACCTTCAGCATGGTTTGCTATGGCTTGGCATCAATAGGATATTGTGGTGGCTTTGTATTCTATAACTCCTATCTGCCGCAAATAGCCACATTGGATCAGCAAGATGCCGTGAGTGCAAAAGGCTTTATTTATGGCTTTGCCGGTAGTATTGTGGTGCAGGTGCTTTGCTTTGTGTTTGTATTATCGCCTAAAACGTTTGGTATTACTGACGATGTTGCGGCGCGTTTATCATTCCTCATTGTAGGTATCTGGTGGATAGGCTTTTCGTTCATCGCTTTTTATATGCTGCCTAAAGGCCAGCCCAACGCAGGCTCGCATGAGTATAATGTATTTACCGGTGGGTTTAGGGAACTGGCCAAGGTTTGGAAAAAAGTAAAACAATTACCTTTGTTAAAACGCTTTTTACCTGCCTTTTTCTTTTACTCGGTAGGCGTGCAAACCATTCTGCTGGTAGCTGCCAATTTCGGAGCCAAAGAACTCAAAATGCCCGAAGAAGACCTGATCATTATTATTTTATTGATACAGATAGTGGCTATTATTGGCGCGGCTATAACCGCAAAAATGTCGGCTAAGTATGGCAATACCAAGGTGCTGGCAGGTATAGTAGGCATCTGGTGTTTGATATGCGGCAGTGTTTATTTTGTGGCTAACGCGCACCAGTTTTATGCCGCCGCCGTTGTTGTAGGACTGGTTATGGGCGGCGTACAGTCGTTATCGCGCTCAACGTTCTCTAAATACATCCCCGCTAATATTCCTGATACTGCTTCTTATTTTAGTTTTTATGATGTTACCGAAAAACTATCCATTGTAGTAGGCCTGTTTTCATTTGGCTTTGTGGAATCTCTCACTCATGAAATGCGAGACTCGGCGTTAATGCTCGATGGTTTTTTTGCCATGGGACTCATCTTGTTGTTATCGCTCATTGTAATGGAGGCAAGGGTGAGATCGGCAGAATCTGTAGCAGTTTGA
- the hscA gene encoding Fe-S protein assembly chaperone HscA, which yields MAKVSINLATGSIQKEDIIVGIDLGTTNSLVAFINPDKNPLVINDTGKGVLVPSVVHFGPTGDVLVGNEAKEFLITDPQNTVFSVKRLLGRSYHDIENYKDFFSYKVIDDDTESLVKIKVGDKFYTPIELSALILKELKARAEHALKTPVNRAVITVPAYFNDSQRQATRDAGKLAGLDVLRIVNEPTAASLAYGIGLDPEETKTIAVYDLGGGTFDVSVLQIQNGIFEVLATNGDTFLGGDDFDRIIVDYWIDKNQLNKADVVANTELAQQLRLKAEEAKKAFAHQSLFNEKIGEIWCTLDRTTFEELIMPKVQQTITACQNALKDAKLTIKEIDEVVMVGGSTRTALVKKMVAEFFGREVHAELNPDEVVALGAAIQADILAGNRKDILLLDVTPLSLGIETMGGLMDVIIPRNSKVPTKGGRQYTTSIDGQVNMKIAVYQGERDLIKENRKLAEFNLKGIPSMPAGFPKVDINFLLNADGILTIQAIELRSGVKQEVEVKPTYGITDEQVEQMLMDSITHAKDDVNQRMLIEARTEGEQMVYTVERFLQKNGSYVTVAESAETHKHLVALKESLTSGDKDLILKRIDEINEFTRPFAERLMDQAISTAMKGKSIE from the coding sequence ATGGCTAAAGTTTCTATCAACCTGGCAACGGGTTCCATACAAAAAGAGGATATTATTGTAGGTATCGACCTGGGCACCACCAATTCCTTAGTGGCATTCATCAACCCCGATAAAAATCCGTTGGTTATCAATGATACCGGTAAAGGTGTGTTGGTGCCATCAGTGGTGCACTTCGGGCCAACCGGGGATGTTTTGGTTGGTAATGAAGCCAAAGAATTTCTAATCACCGACCCGCAGAATACTGTTTTTTCGGTAAAACGCCTGCTGGGCCGCAGTTACCATGATATTGAAAATTATAAGGATTTTTTCTCATACAAGGTTATCGATGACGATACCGAAAGCCTGGTAAAGATTAAGGTTGGAGATAAGTTTTATACACCGATTGAATTATCGGCACTGATATTAAAGGAATTAAAGGCCCGTGCCGAGCATGCGCTGAAAACTCCTGTAAACCGCGCCGTGATCACCGTGCCTGCCTATTTTAACGATTCGCAGCGCCAGGCTACACGGGATGCCGGTAAACTGGCCGGACTGGACGTTTTACGTATTGTGAACGAACCAACTGCTGCCAGTTTAGCTTACGGCATCGGTCTTGACCCCGAGGAAACCAAAACCATTGCGGTGTATGATTTGGGTGGTGGTACTTTTGATGTATCTGTACTGCAAATACAGAACGGTATTTTTGAGGTGCTGGCCACCAATGGCGATACCTTTTTGGGTGGTGATGATTTTGATCGCATCATTGTTGATTATTGGATTGATAAAAACCAGCTAAACAAAGCCGACGTAGTTGCTAATACCGAATTGGCACAACAACTTCGCCTTAAAGCTGAAGAAGCCAAAAAAGCATTCGCGCACCAAAGCCTGTTTAATGAAAAAATAGGGGAGATCTGGTGCACGCTTGACCGTACCACGTTCGAGGAGCTGATCATGCCTAAAGTACAGCAAACCATTACAGCTTGTCAGAATGCATTGAAAGACGCAAAACTAACCATTAAAGAAATTGATGAAGTGGTGATGGTTGGCGGATCGACCCGTACAGCATTGGTTAAAAAAATGGTGGCCGAATTTTTCGGTCGCGAAGTGCATGCCGAATTAAATCCTGATGAAGTGGTAGCCCTTGGTGCCGCCATACAGGCCGATATTTTAGCTGGTAACCGTAAAGATATTTTACTGCTGGATGTTACCCCACTGTCGCTTGGTATCGAAACCATGGGTGGTTTGATGGATGTGATCATCCCCCGTAACTCTAAAGTACCAACCAAGGGCGGCAGGCAGTATACCACCTCCATCGACGGACAGGTGAATATGAAAATTGCCGTTTACCAGGGCGAGCGCGACCTGATCAAAGAAAACCGTAAACTGGCCGAGTTTAACCTCAAAGGCATTCCATCTATGCCTGCCGGTTTCCCTAAGGTGGATATCAACTTTTTACTGAACGCCGATGGGATACTCACCATACAAGCCATTGAACTGCGTTCGGGTGTGAAACAGGAGGTGGAAGTAAAACCTACCTATGGCATCACCGATGAGCAGGTAGAACAAATGCTCATGGACAGTATTACTCATGCCAAGGACGATGTAAACCAGCGTATGCTGATAGAAGCCCGTACCGAAGGTGAACAGATGGTGTATACTGTGGAACGCTTTTTGCAAAAGAACGGCAGTTACGTTACCGTAGCAGAATCTGCCGAAACACACAAACACCTGGTGGCCCTGAAAGAGTCGCTGACGTCTGGTGATAAGGACCTGATCCTGAAACGTATTGACGAAATCAACGAATTTACCCGGCCATTTGCCGAGCGCCTGATGGATCAGGCTATCAGCACTGCCATGAAGGGTAAGAGTATTGAATAA
- a CDS encoding DinB family protein, translating into MKKLTFLFTLMATVFACTTVRAQITNDQMVAEWQRAKNYTKAYLDAMPDDGYSFKPTPEMRSFAGQMLHLADDNYFFSCWVSGKTNPLGKTSLEKTVEPTKAATIKAVMDSYDFVINTIPGLTPAQLQETIKVGGKDFSKFLILNKGFEHQTHHRGQATVYLRLKGVKPPQEMLF; encoded by the coding sequence ATGAAAAAGCTCACCTTTCTGTTTACTTTAATGGCAACTGTTTTTGCTTGCACAACTGTGCGTGCCCAGATTACCAATGATCAGATGGTTGCAGAATGGCAACGCGCCAAAAACTATACCAAGGCCTATCTGGATGCCATGCCCGATGATGGCTACAGCTTTAAGCCAACTCCCGAAATGAGATCTTTTGCAGGTCAGATGCTGCACCTGGCAGATGACAATTATTTTTTCTCCTGCTGGGTAAGCGGAAAAACCAATCCGCTAGGAAAAACATCCCTCGAAAAAACCGTTGAACCCACAAAAGCGGCTACCATTAAAGCGGTAATGGATAGCTATGATTTTGTGATCAACACTATACCGGGCCTTACCCCGGCACAATTACAGGAAACCATAAAAGTGGGTGGAAAAGATTTTTCCAAATTCCTTATTTTAAATAAAGGCTTTGAACACCAAACCCACCATCGCGGACAAGCTACGGTTTATCTGCGTTTAAAAGGCGTGAAACCACCGCAGGAAATGCTGTTTTAG
- a CDS encoding ketopantoate reductase family protein, whose translation MNKTIFIVGNGAIGKALAVFLKLQGKNAVILRGSVDDGSSVIEKITVVLADQSTLEAEVETSTLSRFATLDGMVVLTNKSFGNEDLALALKPKINTSPLIILQNGLGVEQVFTDHGFPGVYRCVLFVTSQVTTDGRVSFKPAFECPIGGISGSDTSLNDIVEELSTPHFKFRAEENIQQVIWKKAIMNSVYNSVCPLLNIDNGIFHRNEQALAIAREIIAECVQIAHETGVMLEQDDVTASLVAISKASDGQLISTLQDINRKLPTEIDTLNFAIVRIAEKFGKTHLVEQTRLLGELVKLKSDINR comes from the coding sequence ATGAATAAGACCATATTTATTGTTGGCAATGGTGCTATTGGCAAAGCTTTAGCTGTTTTTTTGAAATTACAAGGCAAAAATGCAGTAATACTCCGCGGAAGCGTAGATGATGGCAGCAGCGTTATAGAAAAGATCACGGTGGTATTGGCTGATCAAAGCACATTAGAAGCAGAAGTTGAAACCAGCACCCTAAGCAGGTTCGCGACACTGGATGGCATGGTGGTTTTAACCAATAAATCCTTTGGTAACGAAGATTTGGCACTGGCTCTTAAACCTAAAATCAATACTTCTCCATTGATTATTTTACAAAATGGCCTGGGTGTAGAGCAGGTATTTACTGATCACGGGTTTCCCGGGGTTTATCGTTGTGTACTATTTGTAACCAGCCAGGTTACTACAGATGGCCGGGTGAGCTTTAAGCCTGCATTTGAGTGTCCTATTGGTGGCATCAGCGGCAGTGACACTTCTCTGAATGATATAGTTGAAGAACTAAGCACCCCTCATTTCAAGTTTCGCGCAGAGGAAAACATTCAGCAGGTGATCTGGAAAAAAGCCATCATGAACAGTGTTTACAATTCGGTATGCCCATTATTGAATATCGACAACGGCATATTTCACCGGAATGAACAAGCCCTGGCAATTGCCCGTGAAATAATTGCCGAATGTGTACAGATTGCCCATGAAACCGGAGTTATGTTGGAACAGGACGACGTGACTGCCAGCTTAGTGGCTATTAGTAAAGCTTCAGATGGTCAGCTGATATCAACACTACAGGATATTAACCGCAAACTACCAACAGAAATAGATACACTGAATTTCGCGATTGTACGCATCGCAGAAAAATTCGGCAAAACACATTTGGTTGAGCAGACAAGACTTCTTGGTGAACTGGTTAAATTAAAATCTGATATTAATCGCTAA
- a CDS encoding tetratricopeptide repeat protein: MKNLALLILLIFYLPVSVKAQQQPAVNDSLLLDYYQNQRFAEAADYLKKTYPEPVSNIRVLGKLAYTSQMAGRLPDAEGYYQRMYNIDSTNNAVLFSLGAINLRRGNNLKAQFYYKMLSLKDTTNFMVFKQLGKVCLERGDLPGMLVNLQKANRINPAEPEVASDLSDMYVIQKRYDDAEKVLNGSIAQDPDNMVLLQSLLKLTYSQKRFEQVKNTCLRLVQLGDGSAFTLTKLEMAYYYLKNYTCSVETFAEISPAEQTESSFYIAALAYKALKDQPKAIENLAKAIDAGISSNISDYYAEMADSYEARKKYQKAVWAYQKALQFSEKPILYYLLASVYDTELKNKSLALKYYKKYTNSKPPEKEQKYVAYSKSRLDELAR; this comes from the coding sequence ATGAAAAACCTGGCTCTGTTAATTTTGCTTATTTTTTATCTGCCGGTATCGGTAAAGGCGCAGCAGCAACCGGCTGTAAATGATTCCTTGCTGCTTGATTATTACCAGAACCAGCGTTTTGCCGAGGCTGCCGACTATCTCAAAAAAACATACCCAGAACCGGTAAGCAATATCCGGGTGCTGGGCAAACTGGCGTACACTTCGCAAATGGCCGGACGGTTACCTGATGCGGAAGGATATTACCAGAGGATGTACAATATCGACTCAACTAATAACGCGGTGCTGTTTAGCCTTGGAGCAATAAACCTGCGGCGGGGTAATAATTTAAAGGCACAGTTTTACTATAAAATGCTGAGTTTGAAAGATACCACTAATTTTATGGTGTTTAAACAATTGGGTAAGGTATGTTTGGAAAGGGGAGATCTGCCGGGAATGTTGGTGAATCTGCAAAAGGCTAACAGAATTAATCCGGCTGAACCCGAGGTCGCATCTGATCTGAGCGATATGTATGTAATACAAAAACGATATGATGATGCTGAAAAGGTATTGAATGGCTCCATTGCACAGGATCCCGACAATATGGTCTTATTGCAAAGTCTGCTCAAGCTTACTTATTCACAAAAAAGATTTGAACAGGTTAAAAATACCTGCTTAAGGCTTGTTCAACTTGGTGATGGTTCCGCCTTTACCCTAACCAAGCTCGAAATGGCTTATTATTACCTGAAAAACTACACCTGTAGTGTAGAAACTTTTGCCGAAATATCGCCCGCGGAACAAACAGAAAGCAGTTTTTATATTGCCGCCCTGGCATACAAAGCGCTTAAAGATCAACCTAAAGCGATTGAAAATCTTGCTAAAGCGATTGATGCAGGCATATCATCCAATATCAGCGATTATTACGCAGAAATGGCCGATAGCTACGAAGCACGTAAGAAATATCAAAAGGCAGTTTGGGCCTATCAAAAAGCGCTGCAATTTTCAGAAAAGCCAATCCTGTATTATCTGTTGGCATCGGTTTATGATACCGAGCTGAAAAACAAGTCGCTTGCCTTAAAGTATTATAAAAAATATACAAACAGCAAACCACCCGAGAAGGAGCAGAAATATGTGGCCTATTCCAAGTCGAGATTGGACGAACTGGCGCGTTAA
- a CDS encoding riboflavin synthase, translating to MFTGIIETLGKVTDLQQEQGNLHITIESDISHELKIDQSVAHNGVCLTVVALADGLHVVTAIEETLNKSSLGHLKVGEPVNLERCMQMNARLDGHIVQGHVDQTAVCTEFKELDGSWEYTFEYDAATGNVTVEKGSICVNGISLTVVNSKANSFSVAIIPYTFEHTNLHNVREGSMVNLEFDIIGKYVARLMQR from the coding sequence ATGTTTACAGGAATTATAGAAACTTTGGGTAAAGTGACCGATCTGCAGCAAGAGCAGGGTAATTTACATATCACTATTGAATCGGATATTTCGCACGAATTAAAGATCGACCAGTCAGTAGCACACAACGGGGTTTGTTTAACGGTGGTAGCGCTGGCCGATGGCCTGCACGTGGTTACCGCCATTGAAGAAACGCTGAACAAAAGCAGCCTGGGTCATCTGAAAGTGGGCGAACCCGTAAACCTGGAACGCTGTATGCAGATGAACGCACGGCTCGACGGGCATATTGTTCAGGGCCATGTTGACCAGACCGCAGTTTGTACTGAGTTTAAAGAACTTGATGGCAGTTGGGAATATACTTTTGAGTATGACGCCGCTACAGGTAATGTTACCGTTGAAAAAGGCTCGATCTGCGTTAATGGCATCAGCTTAACCGTAGTTAATTCCAAAGCCAACAGTTTTTCAGTAGCTATTATCCCTTATACTTTTGAGCATACCAACCTGCACAATGTTCGTGAAGGTTCGATGGTAAACCTGGAGTTTGACATCATTGGCAAGTATGTAGCCCGTTTAATGCAGCGTTAA
- a CDS encoding SRPBCC family protein, which translates to MTDNRWTSFKLTADFNTNVRHIYEAWATPAGLESWFLRQADFYTIVGRQREKDEFISKEDTYSWYWHGFDDNAVENGQVLENNGSDLLKFTFTGGSIVTIDIQNKYGLTLVELTQENIPLEDDPAKNLYVQCQIGWTFYLTNLKSVIEGGKDLRNKRVDLFTSFK; encoded by the coding sequence ATGACCGACAACCGCTGGACAAGCTTTAAACTCACTGCCGATTTTAACACCAATGTTCGTCATATTTATGAGGCCTGGGCCACTCCTGCCGGGCTCGAAAGCTGGTTTTTACGCCAGGCTGATTTTTATACCATAGTTGGTCGCCAACGTGAAAAAGACGAATTTATCAGCAAGGAAGATACTTATTCCTGGTATTGGCACGGCTTTGACGACAATGCGGTTGAGAACGGACAAGTACTGGAAAACAACGGTTCAGACTTGCTCAAATTTACCTTTACCGGAGGTAGTATTGTTACCATTGATATCCAGAACAAATACGGCCTCACTCTCGTTGAGCTTACCCAGGAAAACATCCCCCTGGAAGATGATCCGGCAAAAAACCTATATGTACAATGCCAGATTGGATGGACTTTTTACCTTACTAACTTAAAATCGGTGATAGAAGGCGGTAAGGATCTGCGGAACAAAAGAGTGGATCTGTTTACCAGTTTCAAATAA
- a CDS encoding NUDIX domain-containing protein, with translation MGKQSAGILLYRKTEGKLQVFLVHPGGPFFKNKDDGSWSIPKGEFLDDEDPLQAAKREFEEETGQTVTGKFINLNPITQKGGKKVHAWAVEGDINHLMVKSNHFEMEWPPRSGKQQSFPEVDRAGWFDMDIARVKINPAQTGLIEELVETLR, from the coding sequence ATGGGTAAACAAAGCGCAGGAATACTATTATATCGAAAAACTGAAGGTAAACTTCAGGTTTTCCTGGTGCATCCGGGCGGGCCGTTTTTTAAAAATAAGGACGATGGTAGTTGGTCGATCCCAAAGGGGGAGTTTCTGGATGATGAAGACCCACTCCAAGCTGCCAAACGGGAATTTGAAGAAGAAACCGGACAAACCGTCACAGGTAAATTCATCAACCTCAACCCAATCACCCAAAAGGGTGGTAAAAAAGTGCATGCCTGGGCTGTAGAGGGTGATATAAACCATTTGATGGTTAAAAGCAATCATTTTGAAATGGAATGGCCGCCACGTTCGGGTAAACAGCAATCATTTCCTGAAGTGGATAGGGCGGGATGGTTTGATATGGATATTGCCAGGGTGAAGATAAACCCTGCGCAAACTGGGTTAATTGAGGAGTTAGTTGAGACGTTAAGATGA
- a CDS encoding ABC transporter substrate-binding protein: MKFFKYLPITFLLIAIVSCKPKPKSVTIPVVGFVDAFEDATIAQARTGFTDALKKEGFSEAKKTVQIEYSNAQGNIPTLTQIVNHFVSENVDLLATCTTLSTVTAIQKTKTIPIFAMVAPVPERMKVLDASGKAPANLFGAVEDLNYIDTSFTIIPKLLKPKGAKLVIGMIYNQSEPQSTDALNRIKSLAEKQNVTIVALPLNSSADAQLVTQSLLNKNIDAFFANPDNTVFAAFETILKSCNQKNVPIFTSEAGLVQRGAVAAFGADIYQWGYQAGEQAAYFLKNHKTDGLAPQMVKIRKRVYNPAAAKKYNITVPSDFEAVK; this comes from the coding sequence ATGAAGTTTTTTAAATATCTACCTATAACTTTTTTATTGATCGCGATTGTATCGTGCAAACCCAAACCTAAATCTGTCACTATTCCGGTAGTAGGTTTTGTGGATGCGTTTGAGGATGCCACTATAGCCCAGGCCCGTACCGGTTTTACCGATGCTTTGAAAAAAGAGGGCTTTAGCGAGGCTAAAAAAACAGTGCAGATTGAGTACAGCAACGCTCAGGGGAATATTCCTACACTTACGCAAATAGTTAATCATTTTGTTTCTGAAAATGTTGATCTGCTGGCTACCTGTACAACTTTATCTACCGTTACGGCCATACAAAAAACTAAAACTATACCCATTTTTGCCATGGTAGCACCTGTACCCGAGCGTATGAAAGTGCTTGATGCCAGCGGCAAAGCTCCGGCCAATCTTTTTGGGGCGGTAGAAGATTTAAACTATATAGATACCTCATTTACCATCATCCCTAAATTGCTGAAGCCCAAAGGAGCAAAGCTGGTGATTGGGATGATCTATAATCAGTCTGAGCCACAGTCAACCGATGCATTAAACCGCATCAAATCACTGGCCGAAAAACAGAATGTAACCATTGTTGCCTTGCCTTTAAATTCTTCCGCAGATGCACAACTAGTTACGCAATCATTGCTGAATAAAAATATCGACGCCTTTTTTGCCAATCCGGATAATACCGTTTTCGCTGCTTTTGAAACCATTTTAAAAAGCTGCAATCAAAAAAATGTACCCATATTTACCAGCGAGGCCGGCCTGGTACAGCGCGGTGCCGTGGCTGCTTTTGGTGCCGATATTTACCAATGGGGTTATCAGGCGGGCGAGCAGGCTGCTTACTTCCTGAAAAACCATAAAACCGATGGACTGGCACCTCAAATGGTGAAGATCAGGAAACGGGTATATAATCCTGCTGCTGCTAAAAAATATAATATTACTGTGCCTTCAGATTTTGAGGCTGTAAAATAA
- a CDS encoding ABC transporter permease — translation MDFYLTTVTLGLCYAALALGIFISMKIFNIPDITTDGSYTLGGAVTAVMLTHHQSSYVILPAVIIAGGIAGALTGLIHTKLKINALLAGILVMTALYSVNLTIMGRSNIPLSNVASLFSSVQIVADANQNTFWILLLFVVLITFLIGYLLKTDFGIAMRATGNSESMIRALGVNTDRMKITGLALANALTALSGYFFVQSQDFADINMGIGIVIVGLGSVIIAESIINWLRITSVWLSLILVLAGAVVFQLVLAVTLAIGVDPNMLKIVTAVFVLLIVSLPRLSSLRSS, via the coding sequence ATGGATTTTTACTTAACCACTGTAACATTAGGGCTTTGCTACGCGGCTTTGGCGCTGGGTATTTTTATCTCCATGAAGATATTTAATATCCCGGACATCACTACCGATGGCAGTTATACACTGGGTGGCGCGGTTACGGCTGTAATGCTTACCCATCATCAATCATCATACGTTATTTTACCAGCTGTTATTATAGCTGGTGGTATAGCAGGGGCGTTAACGGGTCTGATCCATACCAAGCTTAAAATAAACGCTTTGCTGGCTGGTATCCTGGTCATGACGGCCCTTTATTCGGTAAACCTCACTATTATGGGGCGTTCCAATATACCGTTGAGTAATGTGGCTTCGTTGTTCTCGTCAGTGCAAATAGTGGCGGATGCTAACCAGAATACATTTTGGATACTATTGTTATTTGTAGTGCTGATCACTTTTTTGATTGGTTACCTGCTCAAAACGGATTTTGGTATAGCCATGCGGGCAACAGGTAACAGCGAATCCATGATCAGGGCGCTGGGGGTTAATACCGATAGGATGAAAATCACCGGTTTGGCATTGGCCAATGCACTTACTGCCTTGAGCGGCTACTTTTTTGTACAATCGCAGGATTTTGCCGATATCAATATGGGTATAGGTATCGTGATTGTAGGTCTTGGCTCTGTTATTATTGCCGAGTCAATCATCAATTGGCTACGCATCACCAGTGTTTGGCTCAGTTTAATTTTGGTGCTGGCCGGGGCTGTGGTATTTCAACTGGTGCTGGCGGTTACCCTGGCTATTGGTGTCGACCCCAATATGCTTAAAATAGTAACCGCTGTTTTTGTATTGCTCATAGTTAGTTTACCCCGTTTATCATCACTCCGATCATCATGA